The nucleotide window GAATGAATGGTGATGATTCATCAAGAAGGTATCTATTTATTAAATGTTGATCACGGGAAGTGCTACAGTCCTTTATTAATGTGTACTTCACAGAGATAGGAAATACTAGTTGTAGTACTTTGTTCATGTTCAAGTACTCAAGTCCATGCATGagtgacacaaatacacaccatGGAGAACAATGCTGTTTGCTCCgggctttttgtgtgtgcgaAAGAGACGTCTGTCCACCAGCCAGGGGGTTTATCTGAGTAGCACCGGAGTAACAAACAAGTAGAGGCGTATTTAGACTTCTTGCTTTGACCTTACCTTAcccagatttaaaaaatgtgagaaGAGATAAACGTATACATTGACAGGGCCCGTGTTTACTACTACTTAATAATAAATAGTGGAGAACATATTAATATACcaataaaaatgtcttgtctTAAGAAAATATGTTGGAAtgctgaaaatgcagaaatgggaAAAGGTGAAGTGAATTTGAAAGAATTGCTAAAAAAAGCGTAAATACGATTTTTTTTCCGTCGGAAAAGCAATACAAATACTAGTAGTTGTAGTGTTAGTAATATAACTAATAGTAGAATAATAGGTTGGTTAAAGTAGTAGTTGGAATGCTGATTCAGTATTcttcagcattccaacaatgaaaTAGAAAAGTTGAATATAAAAAGACCAATACCTGGGATGCTGAACCAGCATTCCAACAAAATGGccaatgtaaataaaataactagAACTAGAGGAGCTGGAAGTTAAATGAACAGAATATAAACAGAATATAAATTAGTATTATTTTCAATTTCTAGAACATTTACATAATATTTTTAAGATGATGTATAAACTCATTGGGTTTGAAAAGGTATGTATAGATTAACCAAACTGCATCAGGGACTTAATGATTCCTTGATGATCGACACTTCCGGCTCACCCTTCAAAGCAAAGCGATCAAATGACATGACTGCGTGTTTCTAACATGTCTACCGGTTTCCTAACGGCAATTCGTGTTCATGAATTGCCGTGTTGTTACAGGTGAAATATCAGTGTGGGAAACGATAatttaatggaaaaaacaacaacaaaaaaaacatgagtgACGTCACGGTGGCCGCGCCCACGTCCGGCTTACAAGCGCAGTCACGTCACATGACCCTCGAGTTGTCTCCGGGGGTTGAGCCGGGGGACGCGTCGAGCCAGGCGATGGAAGCCTGGTACATGGACGACTCCGAGGAGGACCAGAGAGAGCCGCACAGGCTGGTCCCGAACCAGCCCGTCTCCCCGGACCGGCTGAGGGAGCTGGGGGTGTTCCACTGGAAGGTAAGCTGACGTCACAGCCACGCGGCCCTAGCGTCCGCACGTGGCGGCTAGCTATCGGATGAAGTCAACCAAAACAAGCCCCCTTTTTCGGGGGGGAAACTGTTCTGAACACCTCAGAATGAGAACAAACATGGCGacatctttgttgttgttgtcaaacTAACGCAGTGTCGTTTCCTTGGTAACGTTGCTACAGCTCAATGCGGACAACTATGAAACAGACCCAGAGCTGGAGCTGATTCGCAAAGAACAAGGCTACTCCTACATGGACATCATCTCCATTCACAAGGACACACTAGCCAACTATGAGGAGAAGGTAACTGCCCCCTGTCCATCAAACGGTGATTGATCAATAATGGATCGGTTTTCATTCTGACAAACTGCCGCATATTTGCAATAGACAGAACTAGAGGAAAGGTCACTGTCCACACTGACTGCAAGGACTTCATGACCTGTGGGGAAACAAGAATAATGCTCTTTAGTGGTGAGTGTCCTCTGTCCTTCTGGACGCTGAGCAGCTGGTCTCACGCTGGAACCTCCTCTATGTCTGTGCTCTCAGCTGAAAATGTTCTTCGAGGAGCACCTGCACTTGGACGATGAGATCCGCTACATCCTTGACGGCCAGGCCTACTTCGACGTCCGGGACAAGGAAGAGCGCTGGATCCGGATCGCCATGACCAAGGGGGACCTGATCACCCTGCCGGCCGGCATCTACCACCGCTTCACCCTGGACACGACTGTACGTGGCTCCCCCTGATAGCAGgaggacacacactcactcactaacTAAAGGAGCGGACGTGTCAGGAAGTCTTCTAAATGACTCAGTGCACACTTAACGGGGTCGTTGCGGTTTGTCTGTGCAGAACTACACCAAAGCCATGAGGCTGTTTGTGGGGGAGCCGGTGTGGAAAGCTTACAACCGGCCCGCCGATGACTTCGACATCCGCCAGAAGTACGTGGCTTCTCTCCAGGATCCCGGAGCCTGAGCTGTGGTCCCGTCCCCCGGGGGCCTCAAATGtcattctgcaaaaaaaacgttttatgaATATGAAACGTTCTTACTAATCGATGTGCTGTGTCCATCGTAAAGATAACGTGAATCAAGTCATTAACACTAATCAGTACTCTAGATAACGTCTGGATACTTGTTTCTCCACAGCACAACCTGTGGTGCCTTGTTCTTGCTGTATGTGTTGTGAAATCAGACCTTCAACAGCATGTGAAAATACACAACGGCAGATTGACGTGTTGTGTGCAACATAAAGCTGCTCGTAATTTCTATCCGGGCCTGACTTGTTATTTATCCTCGAATCAAACCAAAGTAGttttaaaataatagttttatttaGGGTAAAACACATTAATATGATCAACACAATATGTGATAATTAAAGATCCACTCGGACAAATCAATAAAAGACTTAACATCACACAGAAAGAACAGCTGTGATATGTACACTGAGATTCCCAATAAGATCCTTTTAGTGACTGCAGTGGTCTCTGCTCGGGGTAATGCCCACTGCGAGGGTGCAACGTGCTCTGACGGCTGCCCCGTGGCGCTGGGGGGGGTTGCGATTGTTTTCGATAAAAAAATTTGGAGCAACAGTTTTGACGTTCT belongs to Gasterosteus aculeatus chromosome 15, fGasAcu3.hap1.1, whole genome shotgun sequence and includes:
- the adi1 gene encoding acireductone dioxygenase, encoding MSDVTVAAPTSGLQAQSRHMTLELSPGVEPGDASSQAMEAWYMDDSEEDQREPHRLVPNQPVSPDRLRELGVFHWKLNADNYETDPELELIRKEQGYSYMDIISIHKDTLANYEEKLKMFFEEHLHLDDEIRYILDGQAYFDVRDKEERWIRIAMTKGDLITLPAGIYHRFTLDTTNYTKAMRLFVGEPVWKAYNRPADDFDIRQKYVASLQDPGA